A genomic window from Algoriphagus sp. Y33 includes:
- a CDS encoding GH92 family glycosyl hydrolase, whose product MKFTKIFACLILILSPFHFSFSQENPTDLVNPFIGTAPLTDPAIIGYTPPQDWRVWAGLTFPGSALPNAMVQLSPITKWGSGAGYEYEDTAILGFAHTNKGHWNLCNLAVLPLSPEAVAPFQSSFFHAKENASPGYYDVYLEDYKVKVKLTSTLRTGMHEYKYDNPTDRRILFGLGKSNNDVSDWEIEKASKNAVSGFQQVGRDKIHFYAELSHEVTDLKLENKGEKEGYAILSLSDQDTGAVTMKIGVSYVSMDNAKDNLQKESSGISFEEIRQSAVSEWNKLLSKISVKSDSKRDKEMFYTSLYRTFLWPALRSDVNGEFTDEAGKTQRQNFKYYTIPSLWDTYRNKLVLLSILSPEVTGDVISSLISRAEITGFVPTFFHGDHGAPFITGSYKRGIRNFDVRKAYAYLLNNAYNKEGPRSFVDEYMEKGYISDPDVKNPNVETKARAGVSKTLEYAYDDYSLAILADTLDDQEHFEDLMARSQNYKNVFDPSVNFMRGKLANGDWITPFDPEYPYYEYMYREANAWQVSFYVPHDMPGLVKLYGGEGEFEAKLDEFFTKPWNPKYIARNISTFIGQYCQGNQPDHEAPFAYYYVDKPGKSQAILDKIMTELYGIGPGGLALSGMDDAGEMSSWFVCAAVGLYPMSPADADYLVTVPLFEEVTWKVDNGNDLVILNPLGGRNLEEIKVNGKTLNGYYVGHDLFRKGGIIELETN is encoded by the coding sequence ATGAAATTCACAAAGATATTTGCTTGCCTAATCCTAATCCTTTCCCCATTTCATTTTTCCTTTTCCCAGGAAAATCCTACCGATCTGGTAAATCCTTTCATAGGGACAGCCCCGCTCACTGATCCTGCCATTATCGGTTATACGCCCCCGCAAGATTGGCGTGTTTGGGCCGGATTGACATTTCCGGGAAGTGCTCTGCCAAATGCTATGGTGCAGCTGAGTCCGATCACTAAATGGGGATCGGGAGCCGGTTATGAATATGAGGATACAGCAATTCTCGGCTTTGCCCATACGAATAAAGGTCACTGGAATCTCTGCAACCTTGCTGTGTTGCCCCTTTCCCCAGAGGCTGTTGCTCCCTTTCAGTCTTCCTTTTTCCATGCTAAAGAAAATGCCTCTCCCGGGTATTATGATGTATATCTGGAGGATTATAAGGTAAAGGTGAAGTTGACTTCGACCTTGAGAACAGGAATGCATGAGTATAAATATGACAATCCCACGGATAGAAGAATCTTATTTGGCTTGGGAAAATCAAATAATGATGTATCGGATTGGGAGATTGAAAAGGCAAGTAAGAACGCTGTAAGTGGATTCCAGCAGGTGGGAAGGGATAAGATCCATTTTTATGCGGAGTTGAGTCATGAGGTGACTGATTTGAAATTAGAGAACAAGGGAGAGAAAGAGGGGTACGCTATCCTTTCACTTTCTGATCAGGATACCGGGGCTGTGACAATGAAAATTGGAGTTTCCTATGTAAGTATGGACAATGCAAAAGACAACCTGCAAAAGGAGTCTTCCGGCATATCCTTTGAAGAAATCAGACAGTCTGCTGTATCGGAATGGAATAAATTGCTTTCCAAGATTTCTGTGAAAAGCGATTCTAAAAGGGATAAGGAAATGTTTTATACCTCACTGTACAGGACTTTCCTTTGGCCGGCTTTGCGCAGTGATGTGAATGGGGAGTTTACCGATGAAGCGGGAAAGACCCAACGTCAAAACTTCAAGTATTATACAATTCCATCACTTTGGGATACCTATAGAAATAAGCTGGTGCTTTTGAGTATTCTTTCCCCTGAAGTTACCGGAGATGTGATTTCTTCCCTCATCAGCAGAGCTGAGATTACGGGGTTTGTGCCGACATTTTTCCATGGAGATCATGGCGCGCCATTTATCACGGGTTCATATAAAAGAGGGATTCGTAATTTTGACGTGAGAAAGGCTTATGCTTATCTGCTGAACAATGCCTATAATAAAGAAGGCCCACGGTCATTTGTAGATGAGTATATGGAAAAGGGCTATATCTCTGATCCCGACGTAAAAAATCCAAATGTGGAAACGAAAGCAAGGGCTGGCGTGTCCAAAACCTTGGAGTATGCGTACGATGATTATTCCTTGGCAATTTTGGCGGATACGTTGGACGATCAGGAGCACTTTGAGGATTTGATGGCGCGATCCCAAAACTATAAGAATGTCTTTGATCCTTCGGTGAATTTTATGCGTGGAAAGTTGGCAAATGGCGATTGGATCACGCCTTTCGATCCGGAATACCCTTATTATGAATACATGTATCGCGAAGCCAATGCATGGCAGGTATCCTTTTATGTCCCTCACGATATGCCGGGATTGGTAAAGCTGTACGGTGGAGAAGGTGAATTCGAAGCTAAACTGGATGAGTTTTTCACCAAGCCATGGAATCCAAAATATATAGCTAGAAATATTTCCACATTTATTGGGCAGTATTGTCAGGGAAATCAGCCCGACCATGAAGCTCCTTTTGCCTATTACTATGTGGATAAACCGGGGAAGTCCCAAGCTATCTTGGATAAAATAATGACTGAACTTTATGGGATCGGCCCAGGAGGCTTGGCACTTTCGGGAATGGACGATGCAGGTGAAATGTCGTCTTGGTTTGTTTGCGCTGCGGTAGGATTATATCCTATGTCGCCGGCTGATGCAGATTATTTGGTGACGGTTCCGCTTTTTGAGGAGGTGACCTGGAAGGTAGACAACGGCAATGATCTGGTGATCCTGAATCCCCTTGGAGGGAGAAACTTAGAGGAAATCAAAGTCAATGGAAAGACTTTAAATGGATACTATGTAGGGCACGATTTGTTTAGAAAAGGTGGGATTATAGAGCTGGAAACGAATTGA
- a CDS encoding glutaminase produces the protein MNYQQLIEEVYQEVQEENLKGRVADYIPEIAAVNPNQFGIALVDLKGNVYGVGDHQVPFSIQSISKVHTLTMVFNVFNSKLWTRVNVEPSGDPFNSIAQLEYEKGIPRNPFINAGALVITDALCSKFEHPIDQISAFINDLAGETCVKINPEVKNSEMNHGERNTALAYFLKSFKNFNNPIDEVLEVYFSHCAMEMSCVDLAKSFSFLANDGFSIFANREILSESHARRVNALMLTCGFYDEAGEFAFKVGLPGKSGVGGGVAAVMPHKFSVAVWSPELNEKGNSVKAIRALELLTDKLAFSLF, from the coding sequence ATGAACTACCAGCAACTAATTGAAGAAGTGTACCAAGAGGTACAGGAAGAGAATCTAAAAGGGAGGGTCGCCGATTACATTCCTGAAATCGCCGCCGTAAATCCGAATCAATTCGGGATAGCTTTGGTAGATCTCAAAGGAAATGTATATGGCGTGGGAGATCACCAAGTACCATTCTCTATCCAAAGTATCAGTAAGGTCCATACCCTTACCATGGTTTTTAATGTGTTCAATTCAAAACTTTGGACAAGGGTGAATGTGGAGCCAAGCGGTGATCCCTTCAACTCTATTGCACAGTTGGAATATGAAAAGGGAATTCCGAGAAATCCCTTTATTAATGCTGGGGCTTTGGTGATTACCGATGCACTGTGCAGCAAATTTGAACACCCTATCGATCAAATATCGGCTTTTATCAATGACCTTGCAGGTGAAACGTGTGTGAAAATAAATCCTGAAGTCAAGAATTCGGAAATGAACCATGGGGAACGCAACACAGCATTAGCTTATTTTCTAAAATCCTTCAAGAACTTTAATAATCCCATAGATGAAGTGCTGGAAGTTTATTTTTCCCACTGCGCTATGGAGATGAGTTGCGTAGATCTAGCCAAATCCTTCTCTTTTTTGGCAAATGACGGCTTTTCGATTTTTGCAAATCGGGAAATTTTATCAGAAAGCCACGCCCGACGTGTCAACGCCCTGATGTTGACCTGTGGGTTTTATGATGAGGCAGGAGAGTTCGCATTTAAGGTTGGATTACCCGGGAAAAGTGGGGTAGGAGGAGGAGTAGCAGCTGTGATGCCGCATAAGTTTAGTGTCGCGGTATGGAGCCCGGAGCTAAATGAGAAGGGAAACTCTGTGAAAGCAATTAGGGCATTGGAACTTTTGACGGATAAATTGGCATTTTCTTTATTTTAA
- a CDS encoding YciI family protein yields MKKLFFLTLLAFSAVSSSFAQDKNYDETLAKELGADDYGMRKYVIAFLYRGERVGEYSDEQRKDIQAGHMANINQLVEEGHLVMAGPFFGNEDLRGLFIFAVENVEEAEKLTATDPAVKAGVLRMELKEWYGSAALMLMADMHSKIAKIEI; encoded by the coding sequence ATGAAAAAGCTATTCTTTTTGACGCTGCTCGCCTTTTCTGCCGTCTCTTCTTCTTTTGCCCAAGATAAGAACTATGACGAAACACTAGCTAAGGAACTCGGTGCGGATGATTACGGGATGAGAAAATACGTGATCGCCTTTCTGTACAGAGGAGAGCGGGTCGGTGAATACAGCGATGAGCAGCGAAAAGACATACAGGCAGGACACATGGCAAATATCAATCAATTGGTCGAAGAAGGTCATCTAGTCATGGCAGGACCTTTCTTTGGGAACGAGGACTTGCGCGGTCTATTTATTTTTGCTGTGGAAAACGTGGAAGAGGCCGAGAAACTAACCGCAACGGATCCGGCTGTAAAGGCAGGTGTACTCAGAATGGAGTTGAAAGAATGGTATGGTTCAGCAGCCTTGATGCTGATGGCGGATATGCATTCAAAAATCGCTAAGATCGAGATCTAA
- a CDS encoding TIGR00341 family protein translates to MEEPKVRKKNSNQFIRFLLYIRDRFDLQEGKEDELETIEYISKNVEFKGANLWILIFAIFVASVGLNVNSTAVIIGAMLISPLMGPIMGIGMAAGINDFELLKRSLRNLGVAVFIAILTSSIYFSFTPLDDAQSELLARTEPTIWDVLIALFGGLAGIIAGSRKEKSNAIPGVAIATALMPPLCTAGYGLATMNMYYFFGAFYLFFINSVFISLSTYLIVRFMKYPKKEFLDEKKEKRVQTYITIFTILTIVPSVYLAYGIVMRSIWEEQAKTFLQTELIYPRTQVISTELSYNTDPRLIKINLIGDRLADSEIELLETRATAGLDNTILQINQSGGVETDMNLLRSDILKDLYDRNEQLIQNKDEKITLLENEVANYGQIRVLGNEIANEAKINHPSLQKFTLNRSMVTDLENNTTDTLLVAYAKFRTKPNATETDKLMKWLKLRTKSDTVAVILY, encoded by the coding sequence ATGGAAGAGCCTAAAGTCAGGAAGAAAAACAGCAATCAATTCATTCGATTTCTTTTATACATCAGAGATCGGTTTGACCTTCAGGAGGGAAAGGAAGACGAGCTGGAAACAATTGAGTACATCAGCAAAAATGTAGAATTCAAAGGCGCAAATCTTTGGATTTTGATCTTTGCTATTTTTGTGGCTTCAGTAGGATTGAATGTAAATTCCACTGCGGTCATCATTGGAGCGATGCTCATATCGCCCCTGATGGGTCCCATTATGGGGATCGGGATGGCGGCGGGGATCAATGATTTTGAACTGTTGAAACGCTCTCTGAGAAACTTGGGAGTGGCGGTATTTATAGCCATTCTGACCTCTTCGATTTACTTCTCCTTCACTCCTCTGGACGATGCCCAATCTGAGCTATTGGCCAGAACAGAACCTACCATTTGGGACGTGTTAATTGCGCTCTTCGGAGGACTTGCCGGGATCATTGCCGGCTCCCGAAAAGAAAAAAGCAATGCCATTCCAGGGGTAGCTATTGCCACTGCCCTGATGCCTCCCCTATGTACCGCCGGCTATGGATTGGCGACGATGAATATGTACTACTTCTTTGGGGCTTTTTATCTTTTCTTTATCAACTCGGTATTCATCTCTCTTTCTACTTACCTCATCGTACGCTTCATGAAATATCCCAAGAAGGAATTCCTGGATGAAAAGAAAGAAAAACGGGTACAAACCTATATTACCATATTCACCATCCTTACCATTGTGCCTAGTGTTTACCTTGCCTATGGCATAGTGATGCGATCCATATGGGAAGAGCAGGCAAAGACGTTTTTACAAACAGAATTGATCTATCCCCGCACGCAGGTTATCTCTACCGAATTATCTTATAACACGGATCCCCGGCTAATCAAGATCAATCTAATCGGAGACAGGCTGGCAGATTCTGAAATCGAACTGTTGGAGACACGCGCCACAGCAGGACTGGATAATACCATCCTTCAGATCAACCAAAGCGGGGGGGTGGAAACAGATATGAATTTACTCCGCTCAGACATTCTAAAAGACCTGTATGACAGAAACGAGCAATTGATCCAAAATAAAGATGAAAAGATCACTCTTCTGGAAAATGAAGTGGCAAATTATGGACAGATAAGAGTGCTGGGTAACGAAATAGCAAATGAAGCCAAAATAAACCATCCGAGTCTTCAGAAATTTACGCTCAACAGATCAATGGTAACTGACCTCGAAAACAACACTACCGACACCTTGCTGGTAGCCTATGCAAAATTCAGAACCAAACCGAACGCAACAGAAACTGATAAATTGATGAAGTGGCTAAAGCTGAGAACTAAATCAGACACAGTTGCGGTAATTCTGTATTGA
- a CDS encoding response regulator yields MKSSSIKKILLLDDDKIQKILIEKRLLKIDSGVGFVYFDTPGEALDFLKSESVDLLLVDLNLPEMSGWEFVREAEKVSPNSIMILQSGAVESEEILRVNSDKRISRIFEKPLSESDLRSILGL; encoded by the coding sequence ATGAAATCTTCAAGCATAAAAAAAATTCTGCTTCTTGATGATGACAAAATCCAAAAAATTCTAATTGAAAAAAGACTTTTGAAAATTGATTCCGGTGTTGGATTTGTTTATTTCGACACACCTGGCGAGGCTCTGGATTTCCTGAAATCTGAATCGGTGGATTTGCTTTTGGTGGATTTGAATTTGCCTGAGATGAGTGGTTGGGAGTTTGTACGCGAGGCTGAAAAAGTAAGTCCAAATTCGATCATGATTTTGCAGTCGGGAGCAGTGGAGAGCGAAGAAATTCTAAGGGTAAATTCGGATAAAAGAATCAGTAGGATTTTTGAGAAACCATTAAGTGAATCTGACCTGAGATCAATCCTTGGACTTTGA
- a CDS encoding ABC transporter permease, translating into MTEKAEDRKPLLSKKIDKFFTGLADAWNFVRRFFKEVFVPPYEFKEVIHQCYRIGVESLPLIALTGFIVGIVFTNQSRPSLANFGATSWLPSLISIAVVRAMGPLVTALIAAGKVGSSIGAEIGSMKVTEQIDAMEVSATNPFKFLVVTRVLATTFMIPVLVMFTDFVALMGSFLSVNANENVSIVTFFVEVFGAISFLDIISSVLKALLFGFTIGIVGCYKGYNSSKGTEGVGRAANAAVVMAMFLIFIEELLVLQIVNAIRAF; encoded by the coding sequence ATGACTGAAAAAGCAGAAGACAGAAAGCCCCTGCTTTCAAAGAAAATAGACAAGTTTTTTACGGGACTGGCAGACGCTTGGAATTTTGTAAGGCGATTCTTCAAGGAAGTATTTGTGCCGCCGTATGAATTTAAGGAAGTTATTCACCAATGCTACCGCATTGGTGTGGAGTCATTGCCGTTGATTGCATTGACCGGATTCATTGTAGGAATCGTTTTTACCAATCAATCCAGGCCTTCTCTGGCCAACTTCGGAGCTACCTCTTGGCTTCCTTCCCTTATTTCTATAGCAGTAGTCCGCGCCATGGGACCTTTAGTCACGGCTTTGATTGCTGCAGGTAAGGTCGGATCCAGTATAGGGGCGGAGATAGGTTCTATGAAGGTGACAGAACAGATCGATGCTATGGAAGTATCCGCTACCAATCCTTTCAAATTTCTGGTAGTCACCAGAGTTTTGGCGACCACATTTATGATCCCGGTGCTGGTAATGTTTACGGATTTTGTAGCATTGATGGGGTCATTTCTCAGTGTGAACGCAAATGAGAATGTAAGTATAGTAACCTTCTTTGTAGAGGTCTTTGGAGCGATAAGTTTTCTGGATATTATTTCCTCGGTGCTTAAAGCCTTATTGTTTGGCTTTACTATCGGTATAGTAGGCTGTTACAAGGGGTACAATTCATCCAAAGGGACAGAGGGTGTAGGCCGTGCGGCAAATGCTGCGGTAGTTATGGCCATGTTCTTGATATTTATCGAAGAGCTTCTGGTTCTTCAGATTGTTAACGCAATCCGAGCATTTTGA
- a CDS encoding ABC transporter ATP-binding protein — protein MEEKVVEIRGLEKSFGDLDVLKGVDLDLYKGENLVVLGKSGSGKSVLIKIMVGLLKQDSGSMKVLGKEVSTLKTRALNELRLRIGFSFQNSALYDSMTVRENMEFPLVRNIKNLTKKEITMKIEGLLDSVGLPQSINQMPSELSGGQKKRIGVARTLILEPEIMLYDEPTAGLDPITCGEINTLIKQVREEYNTSSIVITHDLTCAKDTGDRMAVLLEGQFDAVGTFEEVFPNAEDKRIKSFYDYNFINS, from the coding sequence ATGGAAGAGAAGGTTGTAGAAATTCGCGGTTTGGAGAAGTCTTTTGGAGACTTGGATGTATTGAAAGGTGTGGATCTTGATCTGTATAAAGGGGAAAACCTGGTGGTATTGGGGAAATCAGGATCAGGGAAGTCTGTACTGATCAAAATTATGGTTGGGCTTCTGAAACAAGACTCAGGATCCATGAAGGTATTGGGCAAAGAGGTGTCTACGCTAAAAACAAGAGCTTTGAATGAATTGCGGTTGAGAATTGGGTTCTCTTTCCAAAATTCGGCGCTTTATGATAGTATGACTGTCCGTGAAAATATGGAATTCCCTTTGGTAAGAAACATCAAGAATCTGACGAAGAAGGAAATTACCATGAAAATAGAAGGTTTGTTGGACAGCGTAGGATTGCCCCAGTCTATCAATCAGATGCCTTCTGAGCTTTCCGGAGGTCAAAAGAAACGAATCGGTGTTGCGCGTACGTTAATATTGGAGCCTGAGATAATGCTTTACGATGAGCCTACGGCAGGATTGGATCCTATTACCTGCGGAGAGATCAACACACTCATAAAACAAGTACGGGAAGAGTACAATACTTCATCCATCGTGATTACACACGATTTGACCTGTGCCAAAGATACAGGGGATCGGATGGCAGTGCTGCTGGAGGGACAGTTTGACGCTGTTGGGACGTTCGAGGAGGTTTTTCCCAACGCAGAAGACAAACGTATAAAATCATTTTACGATTATAATTTCATCAACTCATGA
- a CDS encoding MlaD family protein: MRGENKRSVMVGIFVFIGIAILVTGVLTLGGQQKKFVKAIQLKAVFDDIGGLQTGNNIWFSGVKIGTVRKINFYGDSQVEIEMNVEKGVVDFIRKDSKATISSDGLIGNKIIVIYGGTTLAPPVQDGDRLESVMPLDTDQMMETLQVNNENLVEITGNLKNLTSKLAEGEGMVGAALTDSLIGENFKAIVENLNKASINSNRMIAELQSFTAKLNKEGTLFNDLVTDTTMVSDLKQTMESLNTAAAEAQKMTSELSAVSEKFNSTDNSVGMLLNDPEFAESLRSTLQNADSATYNLNRGMDALEYTWPFNKGFKRKKKAEAKENN, from the coding sequence ATGAGAGGGGAAAATAAAAGATCAGTCATGGTAGGCATTTTTGTCTTCATAGGCATAGCAATTCTGGTAACAGGTGTATTGACACTAGGAGGTCAGCAGAAAAAATTTGTAAAGGCAATTCAGCTTAAGGCTGTATTCGATGATATCGGAGGACTCCAGACCGGGAATAACATCTGGTTTTCCGGTGTGAAAATAGGAACTGTCCGTAAAATCAATTTTTATGGAGATTCACAGGTGGAAATAGAAATGAACGTGGAAAAAGGAGTCGTAGATTTTATTAGAAAGGATTCTAAGGCTACCATCAGCTCCGATGGACTAATAGGCAATAAAATCATCGTGATCTATGGCGGAACTACGCTGGCACCACCTGTTCAGGATGGGGACAGGCTGGAATCAGTCATGCCTTTGGATACGGATCAGATGATGGAAACTTTACAGGTGAACAATGAAAATCTCGTTGAAATCACAGGCAATCTTAAAAACCTTACAAGCAAACTGGCAGAAGGAGAAGGCATGGTAGGGGCTGCATTGACAGATTCTCTGATTGGTGAAAACTTTAAGGCTATCGTAGAAAATTTGAATAAAGCATCCATAAACAGCAATAGGATGATCGCTGAGCTTCAAAGTTTCACTGCCAAACTCAATAAGGAGGGAACCTTATTCAATGACCTAGTTACTGACACCACCATGGTTAGTGATTTGAAACAGACTATGGAAAGTCTGAATACAGCAGCAGCGGAAGCCCAGAAGATGACTTCTGAACTGAGTGCGGTATCGGAGAAGTTCAACTCAACCGATAACTCCGTGGGAATGCTTTTGAACGATCCGGAGTTTGCAGAGAGTTTGCGAAGTACACTTCAAAATGCTGATTCGGCTACCTATAACCTGAATCGTGGCATGGATGCTTTGGAGTATACCTGGCCGTTCAACAAAGGCTTCAAACGTAAGAAAAAAGCTGAAGCAAAGGAGAACAATTAA
- a CDS encoding endonuclease/exonuclease/phosphatase family protein, which yields MAYILLRVLSAFFLFATFLPLVKLDYWWIRVFDYPRLQKLVITVILLSCWTFGLGLSSDPEPYLWIFALAIAAIYLITKVWPFTWLGGKMIDTVPYSEDEGIHILVGNVYQYNKNHGKAVALAKSINPDLIFFVETDKAWEKGLSEIEKAYPSQIKIPLDNTYGLLLYTRMEIIRQEVNYLVDDKIPSLEIDVKLRNGKIITIYAIHPTPPVPGENTESTERDAEILIVGKKAKNNPKPSLVIGDLNDVAWSYTTELFLKNSEMADPRRGRGLFNTFHAKVPLFRWPLDHIFLSKHFGLAELKVEKDIGSDHFPISLKAVLTKHETTDTMKANGEEKKEAREKINRGLN from the coding sequence ATGGCTTACATTCTACTTCGGGTATTAAGTGCTTTTTTTCTATTCGCCACATTTCTGCCATTAGTCAAGCTAGACTATTGGTGGATACGGGTTTTCGACTACCCAAGACTTCAAAAACTGGTCATTACAGTGATATTGCTCAGTTGCTGGACATTTGGTCTGGGGCTGAGTTCAGATCCCGAACCTTATCTCTGGATTTTTGCCTTGGCAATAGCTGCCATTTACCTGATTACCAAAGTGTGGCCCTTCACTTGGCTAGGCGGAAAGATGATAGATACAGTTCCTTATTCTGAGGATGAAGGAATCCATATCCTTGTGGGGAATGTATATCAATACAACAAAAATCACGGAAAAGCAGTAGCTCTTGCCAAATCAATAAATCCTGATTTGATATTTTTTGTAGAGACAGACAAGGCTTGGGAAAAGGGCCTGTCTGAAATAGAAAAGGCATATCCTTCCCAAATAAAAATCCCATTGGACAACACTTATGGACTGCTGCTCTATACCCGGATGGAAATTATCCGTCAGGAAGTAAATTATCTGGTCGATGACAAAATTCCCTCTCTGGAAATAGATGTAAAACTACGAAATGGGAAAATAATTACCATTTATGCGATTCACCCTACCCCTCCTGTACCCGGAGAAAACACAGAAAGCACTGAAAGAGATGCAGAAATCTTAATCGTGGGAAAAAAAGCCAAAAACAATCCAAAGCCTTCCTTGGTAATAGGAGATCTGAACGATGTAGCATGGAGTTATACCACGGAGTTATTTTTAAAAAACTCAGAAATGGCTGATCCGCGCAGAGGAAGGGGGCTTTTCAACACCTTCCATGCCAAGGTGCCTTTATTCCGATGGCCTTTAGACCATATTTTCCTTAGCAAACACTTTGGGCTTGCTGAGCTCAAAGTAGAAAAAGACATAGGTTCTGATCATTTCCCGATATCCTTAAAGGCTGTACTCACTAAACATGAAACTACTGACACCATGAAAGCTAACGGCGAAGAAAAAAAAGAAGCCCGCGAAAAAATCAATCGCGGGCTTAATTGA